A DNA window from Oncorhynchus tshawytscha isolate Ot180627B linkage group LG13, Otsh_v2.0, whole genome shotgun sequence contains the following coding sequences:
- the LOC112264912 gene encoding chromosomal protein D1-like → MKEEATMSEEGATMSEEGATMLDEGATASEEGEGATASEEGEGATASEEGAMASEEGAMASEEGAMDATGSEEESDEALSNGSPIPPNRGRGRPKGSGSKKPKILRVLDKQPRGRPRKVVDPNAVSAETTAPLKRGRPKKVQQKKKMGRPRKYLLSPEEEEERKILKSQPKGPRVWKPLGRPRIHPRGDPPATPTSAEPRRRGRPLKASTGRGAHLRKNPPPTSKVSKPPAKDDSPRKSGRPLGSFKAKRAAETDRSNSSPSAKQGCTVSPIVRLYRCSNGKANVFDEAAFQAQRQKGRRKTVNVDYTAYDSEEENEDTQRNEDEVFSLVEDDEEEEIKPRDGHGKASNPGKLAAAIKKKEVVVPKRGGRKPGSIKKVVK, encoded by the coding sequence ATGAAAGAAGAAGCAACAATGTCGGAAGAAGGGGCAACAATGTCAGAAGAGGGGGCAACAATGTTGGATGAAGGGGCAACGGCGTCGGAAGAAGGGGAAGGGGCAACGGCATCGGAAGAAGGGGAAGGGGCAACGGCTTCAGAAGAAGGGGCAATGGCGTCGGAAGAAGGAGCAATGGCTTCGGAAGAAGGGGCAATGGATGCCACTGGTAGTGAAGAGGAGTCCGATGAGGCCTTGTCTAATGGCAGCCCCATACCACCTAATAGGGGAAGGGGTAGGCCCAAAGGATCAGGCTCCAAGAAACCTAAGATACTGAGGGTACTAGACAAGCAGCCACGGGGCAGGCCACGTAAAGTGGTTGACCCTAATGCTGTTTCAGCAGAGACAACTGCACCTTTGAAGCGTGGCCGGCCCAAAAAagttcagcaaaaaaaaaaaatgggtagGCCGAGGAAGTACCTGCTGTCAcccgaggaggaagaggagagaaagatactGAAAAGCCAACCTAAGGGACCTAGAGTGTGGAAGCCGCTAGGAAGGCCGCGCATCCATCCCCGCGGGGATCCCCCCGCCACACCCACCTCTGCCGAGCCACGGAGAAGAGGCCGTCCACTCAAGGCATCAACAGGTAGAGGTGCCCACTTACGGAAGAACCCACCTCCAACTTCTAAAGTTTCAAAGCCCCCCGCTAAAGATGATTCCCCGCGAAAGAGTGGCCGCCCCTTAGGCTCCTTCAAAGCCAAGAGAGCAGCAGAGACGGATAGGTCCAACAGTTCACCCTCAGCCAAACAGGGTTGCACTGTTTCTCCAATAGTAAGGCTTTACCGCTGCTCCAACGGTAAAGCAAATGTGTTTGATGAAGCTGCCTTCCAAGCCCAGAGGCAAAAAGGCAGGAGAAAGACTGTGAACGTTGATTATACAGCATATGATTCAGAGGAGGAAAATGAAGATACACAGAGAAATGAGGATGAAGTCTTTTCTCTAGTAGAAGATGACGAAGAAGAGGAAATTAAACCACGCGATGGTCATGGCAAGGCTAGTAACCCTGGTAAGTTAGCGGCAGCTATTAAGAAAAAAGAAGTGGTTGTTCCTAAGAGGGGGGGCAGAAAGCCTGGCTCAATCAAAAAGGTTGTAAAGTAA